The proteins below are encoded in one region of Pseudomonas putida S13.1.2:
- the cysZ gene encoding sulfate transporter CysZ — protein sequence MQAPVLSGPQYLREGLKLVLSPNLRLFVLLPLAVNLLLFGGMVYFAGHQFGLWLDALMPTLPDWLSFLSYILWPLFVALLVLMVFFTFTLVANIIAAPFNGFLAEKVEVVVRGEDTFPAFSWGELVAMVPRTFSREMRKLGYFLPRAIGLFILSLIPVVNVVAAPLWLMFGVWMMAIQYIDYPADNNKMSWQDMLAWLRSKRWQSLGFGGITYLALMIPGVNVLMMPAAVAGATLFWVRERN from the coding sequence ATGCAAGCCCCTGTCCTCTCCGGCCCCCAATACCTGCGCGAAGGCCTGAAACTGGTGCTGAGCCCCAACCTGCGGCTGTTCGTGCTGCTGCCGCTGGCGGTCAACCTGTTGCTGTTCGGTGGCATGGTCTACTTCGCCGGCCACCAGTTCGGCCTGTGGCTCGATGCCCTGATGCCGACGCTGCCAGACTGGCTGAGCTTTCTCAGCTACATACTCTGGCCGCTGTTCGTTGCCCTGCTGGTGCTGATGGTGTTCTTCACCTTCACCCTGGTGGCCAACATCATTGCCGCGCCGTTCAATGGCTTCCTGGCGGAAAAGGTCGAGGTCGTGGTACGTGGCGAAGACACCTTCCCGGCGTTCAGCTGGGGCGAGCTGGTGGCCATGGTGCCACGCACCTTCAGCCGCGAAATGCGCAAGTTGGGCTACTTCCTGCCACGGGCCATCGGCCTGTTCATCCTGTCGCTGATCCCGGTGGTCAACGTCGTCGCCGCGCCACTGTGGCTGATGTTCGGGGTATGGATGATGGCCATCCAGTACATCGACTACCCGGCAGACAACAACAAGATGAGCTGGCAGGACATGCTCGCCTGGCTGCGCAGCAAGCGCTGGCAGTCGCTGGGCTTTGGCGGCATCACCTACCTGGCGTTGATGATTCCAGGGGTGAACGTGCTGATGATGCCAGCGGCGGTGGCCGGGGCTACGTTGTTCTGGGTGCGGGAGCGCAACTGA
- the trxB gene encoding thioredoxin-disulfide reductase: MSEVRHSRVIILGSGPAGYSAAVYAARANLKPLLITGMQAGGQLTTTTEVDNWPGDPHGLTGPALMQRMQEHAERFETEIVFDHINAVDLANKPFTLQGDSGKYTCDALIIATGASARYLGLPSEETFMGKGVSACATCDGFFYRNKPVAVVGGGNTAVEEALYLANIASKVTLVHRRETFRAEKILVDKLNARVAEGKIELKLNATLDEVLGDNMGVTGARLKNNDGSSDEIKVDGVFIAIGHTPNTSLFEGQLTLKDGYLVVNGGREGNATATNVEGVFAAGDVADHVYRQAITSAGAGCMAALDVERYLDGLANASF; this comes from the coding sequence ATGTCTGAAGTACGTCATTCGCGCGTCATCATTCTCGGTTCCGGCCCTGCCGGTTACAGCGCTGCGGTCTACGCTGCCCGCGCCAACCTCAAGCCGCTGCTGATCACCGGCATGCAGGCGGGCGGCCAGCTGACCACCACTACCGAGGTCGACAACTGGCCGGGCGACCCCCACGGCCTGACCGGCCCGGCCTTGATGCAGCGCATGCAGGAACACGCCGAGCGTTTCGAAACCGAAATCGTCTTCGACCATATCAATGCTGTCGACCTGGCCAACAAGCCGTTCACCCTGCAGGGTGACAGCGGCAAATACACCTGCGATGCACTGATCATCGCCACCGGTGCCAGCGCCCGCTACCTGGGCCTGCCGTCGGAAGAAACCTTCATGGGCAAGGGCGTTTCGGCCTGCGCCACCTGCGACGGTTTCTTCTACCGCAACAAGCCGGTCGCTGTGGTTGGCGGCGGCAACACTGCCGTGGAAGAAGCGCTTTACCTGGCCAACATCGCCAGCAAGGTTACCTTGGTGCACCGTCGCGAGACCTTCCGCGCCGAGAAGATCCTGGTCGACAAGCTCAACGCCCGAGTGGCCGAAGGCAAGATCGAGCTCAAGCTCAACGCCACCCTGGACGAAGTGTTGGGTGACAACATGGGCGTGACCGGTGCGCGCCTGAAGAACAACGACGGCAGCAGCGACGAAATCAAGGTCGACGGCGTATTCATCGCCATTGGCCACACCCCGAACACTTCGCTGTTCGAAGGCCAGCTGACCCTCAAGGACGGCTACCTGGTGGTTAACGGCGGCCGTGAAGGCAACGCTACCGCCACCAACGTTGAAGGTGTGTTCGCTGCAGGTGACGTGGCTGACCACGTTTACCGTCAGGCCATTACCTCGGCCGGCGCTGGCTGCATGGCGGCCCTGGACGTAGAGCGTTACCTGGACGGCCTGGCCAACGCCTCGTTCTGA
- the nadC gene encoding carboxylating nicotinate-nucleotide diphosphorylase → MPNLRLADLTAEIEANVRRALLEDIGSGDITAQLIPAERLAKATIITREDCVIAGTAWVDAVFRQLDPRVAVHWQVADGDRATANQPLFHLEGPARSLLSGERSALNFLQMLSGVATRARLLADLVEDTQVRLLDTRKTLPGLRLAQKYAVTCGGCDNHRIGLYDAFLIKENHIAASGGVAEAVTAAHRIAPGKPVEIEVESLDELREALAAGADIIMLDELNLDEMREAVRITAGKAKLEASGGVNETTLRVIAETGVDYISIGAMTKDVKAVDLSMRLSL, encoded by the coding sequence ATGCCGAACCTACGCCTTGCCGACCTGACCGCTGAAATCGAAGCCAACGTGCGCCGCGCATTGCTGGAGGACATTGGCAGTGGCGATATCACCGCGCAGCTGATCCCGGCCGAGCGCCTGGCCAAGGCAACCATCATCACCCGCGAAGACTGCGTGATTGCCGGCACTGCCTGGGTCGACGCCGTGTTTCGCCAGCTCGACCCGCGTGTGGCCGTGCACTGGCAGGTGGCCGACGGTGATCGCGCGACGGCCAACCAGCCGCTGTTTCACCTGGAAGGCCCGGCCCGTTCGCTGCTCAGTGGTGAACGCAGTGCGCTGAACTTCCTGCAGATGCTGTCGGGGGTTGCCACCCGTGCGCGCTTGCTCGCCGACCTGGTGGAAGACACCCAGGTGCGCCTGCTGGACACCCGCAAAACCCTGCCCGGCCTGCGCCTGGCACAGAAGTACGCGGTAACCTGCGGCGGCTGCGACAACCACCGCATCGGCCTGTACGACGCCTTCCTGATCAAGGAAAACCACATCGCCGCCAGCGGTGGTGTTGCCGAGGCGGTAACGGCGGCGCACCGTATTGCGCCGGGCAAGCCGGTAGAGATCGAAGTGGAAAGCCTGGATGAACTGCGCGAGGCGCTGGCAGCGGGCGCGGATATCATCATGCTCGACGAGCTGAACCTGGACGAAATGCGCGAAGCGGTGCGCATTACCGCTGGCAAAGCCAAGCTTGAGGCCAGCGGCGGGGTGAACGAGACGACCTTGCGGGTAATTGCCGAGACCGGGGTGGACTACATCTCGATTGGTGCCATGACCAAGGATGTGAAAGCCGTGGACCTGTCGATGCGCTTGAGCCTGTGA